The nucleotide sequence GTGCGACCACAACTTCTGCCGACTGTGCATCTCGCGGAGCTGGAAGAAGGGCGACGCCTTCTACTCCTGCCCCGAGTGCAGGGAGGTGTTCAAGGACAAGAGGTTGAAGCCCAACCGCAAGCTGGCCAACATTGTGGAGGGTGTGAAGGAGCTGAAGCTGGATCCCCACCAGGGACAGCCGGCCTTCTACTGCCAGTGGCACCAGGAGAGACACAAGCTCTTCTGCCTGGAGTGCCAGGGTGCCATCTGCATCGTCTGCTCTTGCTCCAGTGAGCACCAAGGCCACGTCATCATCCCCATCGAGGAGGCTTCCGTCTTCTACAAAGTAAGTGTCTTCAAAGAGTCATACACCATGGGGACAGGCCCGTTGGccccacatctgaagaagggtctcgatctgaaacgtcacccattccttctctccagagatgcggcctgtcccgctgagttactacagttttttgtgtctaccttttgtccAACGCATCCATGCCAACCTGGATATCCCATctgacctagtcccatttgcccgcgttttgtATCCCTCAAACCCTTTTctatccacgtacttgtccaactgtctttCAAATTGAGttttcggtttaggtttattattctcacatgtacctaaCATTGTTTTgtgtgaagacacaaaatgctggagtaactcagtgggacaggcatctggTCTGCCacgatgtagagctcttcttctGTCGCCTCCGCATTCATGCCTTTGTTCTGTGGGAAGgaatcctcaccacccagtgatgaccccttctcccgtctccaacagacccctcctcttggactcccccggatggccatctaccttctttagacattttcatttccaactgccggcgggacatcAATCGCCTCAAATTTTCCGCTCCCCTTACTAACTCTAACCTCACCCTCCCTGAaaatacagccctccgctcactctgcagcaaccccgacttgataatcaaacccgctgacaagggaggtgccgtggtagtctggcgcactgacctctaccgggctgaggccagacgacaactctcagacatctcctcctacttaaccttggaccatgatcccacagacgagcaccagaccttaatatcacacaccatttctgatgtCATTacctccggctctctgccctctaaaccttatcgttccccagccccgcacggctcgattttatcttctccccaaaatccacaaacagaactgccctggcagacccattgcttCTGTTAAtaaaaagtttgaagaagggtctcgacatgaaacgtcacccattccttctctccagagatgctgcctgacccgctgagttaccccagcattttgtgccaaccttcgatttaaaccagcatctgcagttctttcctacacattgttttgcatgctgtccaatcaaattcggatttactttagatattagagatatagcacagaaacagaccctttgtcccacTAAGTCGGCaccatccagcgatcacccccgacactaatactatcctacatactgagGATTATTTCAtaatttaccaaagctaattaacccactaacctgcacatctttgtagtgtgggaggaaactcacgcagtcagagggagaatgtacaaattgtgtacagacatcacccgtattcaagatcgaacctgggtctctggggctgtaaagcagaaaccttatctctgcgccactgtgctgtccacataatactacacataaacacaatcaaggcaAACTCGTGTATAATATGTAGgggagggaaagatacagagagcagGGTATAGTTTTCTGCATTGTAGAGCAACAGTTTCAGAGACAATGTccgaggtctgcaatgaggttgaACAAAATCAAACTGTAtcctcgcttatggaaggaccattgagAAGCCTGATACCAGATGGGAATAACCTTTTCAGAGTCTGGTAGAgcgtactttcaagcttctgtatctttgaCCCAACGGGGAGGAGAAGGAAAGAGGGGCGTGCAAAATTCTTtgatatgttgactgctttcccgagTCAGCGTGACATGCAGATGGAGTCAGTAGCGGGGAGCCTAGTGTTAATTTCTTTAGCaaatgggtgatgaatctgtggaatttattgccgcagACACCTGTGgatgccgtcattgggtatttttaaagcagagattgatcgatTCATGATtggtaagtgtgtcaaaggttacaggcaggaaaatgaggttgagagggaaagatagattgaatggtggagtagacttgatgggttcaacaacctaattctgctcccttgtcttatggtctgtgtgatggactgggctactttTGCACAGCTCTTTGCAATTACTTGCAGTCATGGGcagagctcttcccaaaccaagctgtgatgcaacccaacagcatgatTTCTTtaaggaatgggggttcccctcatccattatagatgagactctcactgTGGTCTCCCCAATATCCCGCAGCTGAGCTcttgctgcccctccccccattcgtagtaaggacagagtcccccttgtcctcaccttccaccctatcagccgtcccatagagcatataatcctcccacattttcgccacctccaacgggatcccactattggccacatctttccatctccacccctttctgctttccacagaggccgatccctctgaaactccctggtcaactggtcccttcccacccaaaccaccctctccccaggtactttccccagcaaccgcaggagatgcaatacctgtccctttacctcccctctcgactccgtccaaggactccaacaatcttttcaggtgaggcagaggttcacttgcacctcctccaaccacatacTGTATCCACAGTTCCAGGTATCAACTCCTGTATTTCGCAGAGACcatgcgcaggctcggcgattgtttcgccgaacacctccgctcagactgcctaaacttacctgatctcccggtggctcagcactttaacttccccctcccattctcaatctgacttttctgtcctgggcctcctccactgtcagagtgaggcccagcgcaaattggaggaacagcacctcatatttcacttgggtagcttacaccccagcagtttgaactttgacttctctaacttcaagttgcccttgctttccgtctctctccaatccctccgccttcccagttcacccatcagtcttactgtctccgactacattttatctctgtaccgcccactcctctgtcatcagtctgaagaagggactcgatccgaaacgtcacccattccttctctccagagatgctgcttatccccgctgagttactccagcattttgtgtctaccttcagtatgatTTCTATGTccgtgcctcaactccctcctctgacagcctgtccatatacccaccactcagtGAGTgattcgggttcctattaaatttttcccctctcaccttaaacctgtgtctccGGTTTCTTGATTCCTCTAATCTGGATGAAGTACTCTATGCATCCAAACTCTCTATTCCATGATAGGGTTGTGGTGGTGCAGGTGAttgtggcggtgggggggggggggggggggagagtatgggcattcatgcagcacagaaacaggccccttgcctCAATTCATCCATGAtgtccaagatgtcccatccaagctagtccaatttgcctgtatTGGGTAATGTCCAGctgaacctttccaatccatgtacctgcccaaatgtcctttaaatgttgttattgtacctgccttaactacctcctccggcaatttattccatacgcccaccaccctctgcgttaaaaatattGCCCTACATATTCTTATTAATTGTTTTCCCTCTTCATCTAAAACCTATgatctctggttcttaattccccaatcatgggtaaaagtctctgtgatTTCTTCCTATCAATTTCTCATGAATTTAAACAGCTTTGTAAGATCACTCACaacctcagcttcctgcgctctggAAAATAAAGTGCCTGTGTGCCCAatatttccctatagctcaggccctcacatcctggcaacctcctcgtaaatcttctctgccctctttccagattattaacatccttcctaagcagtggtatcacaaaatgctggagtaactcagcgggtcaggcagcatctctggagagaaggaatgggtgacgtatcgtgtCGAGAACCTCTGTGATTCATCCTTCCTAAGCAGGGTGCTCAAAAGTaaacacaatcctccaaatggGACCTTGCCAACTGTAACagaatatcccaacttctatactcagtaccccgactgaagaaaggttaatataccgaaagccttctttaccCCACTATCTACCTGTGTCGTCACTTTCatgggaactgtgcacctgtatccctagatccctctgctgtacaacactaccAGAAccgtgccattcactgtgaaggtccagccctggtttgacttctgaaaatgtaacacctcatacGAACATTGAACTCCGTTACTCATTCTTAAGCTCacatgcccagctgatcaagatcctgctgtaatttgtgACAActctcttcactgtccactatattACCTGCTATAATGTcagctacaaacttactaatcttgtcttggatattctcatccaaattgtttttgctttagtttttaattattttagtttagctttagttttgagagatacagcacggaaacaggccctttagttcaccgagtctgcgccgaccagcgatcctcgcacagtaacacaagcctacacacacgagggacaatttacactcacaccaagtatacaaacccaagccaattaacctgtacgtctttggagtgtgggaggaaaccgaagatctcggagaaaacccttgtggtgatgtggagaacgtacaaactccgtacaaacagcacatgTAGTCGGGTCTCCGGAAACTGCAAgcattgtagggcagcaactctaccgatgtgccactgtATGGCCCATTGttttaatataaaccacaaacagcaatgggtttcgcaccaatccctgaggcacactagtctctggcctcctgtctgaaAAACCACACAGCACGaccacactctgcttccttccatgaagccaattctggatccagtcagctatctctccctggtTGACATGCAGTCTAACCTCCAGAGCAGTCTAACCTCCAGAGCAGCCTAACGTGCGGAACCTTATCCAAGGCCTTACTGAAGTGCACAAAGACAACATGTacggccttgccctcatcaaccttctgggTTTAAAGAACCCAAATGAAAtctgtgagacatgatctcctatTTGccgatccaaatgcatatatcttattcctcagaatccttTCCAGTAACTTGCCTGCAACAGATGTAATGCCAACTGGTATTTAGTTCCTAGGCTTTTACTtgaaacccttcttaaatagaggcacaacattagccaccctccagtcacccGGCACCTCACCCGTGTCTAACGATGATTCGTATTGTCTCCAAGAGGCTCCTGCGGTTTCTTTCTCCAGCTTCTCACAATGTCAACTACGTCTGATCAGGCCTGAGAGATTTATCTACCTCCATGTGCCTCACTATATCCACCACCTCCTCAACGGCAAaacagactgtcctcaagacatctccattagctGTCCCGACTTCCCCAGTTTGCATGTCCTTCTTGACAGtaaaatagaggagaaatactcattgaagagccaaaaggacacaaagtgctggagtaactcagcaggtcaggcagcatctctggaaaacatggatagatgatgttttggatcgtgaCCCTACtcctgtcttgacccgaaatgtcaccgttccatgttctccagggatgctgcctgatttgctgagttactccagcacttgctggccttttgtgtattaatcagcatctgctgttctttgtttctacttattGAAGACCTTGCTCACTTCCTGCAGCTCCTCACATACTGTAGATGACCACTTTGATTTCTGACGGTCCCTATTCTCTCTCCagttctctatttctctctctctctctcttttccttaatgtacataaatacatttgaatggaTATGACTGTCTTTtttatcttccatcacagtgtgcaggtgtctggaggagactcactgtgacagATGTTTGTGTtcaattatgtagttgtgtgtttttgttgcttttttaatgTTGTGACTGCACGGTAACCAAATTTcgttcaaacttgttttgaatgacaaataaaaaattcaattcaattctcctTTAATATATTTGCCAGAGCACTCTCTTGCCCCCATTTTTCCCTCCTGTTTTCCTTTCTAGGTATGCTTAGTCCTCTGAACTCCtctagggatacacttgatccgagCTCCCTATACATGTCCCGTGCTTCCTGCTTTTTCCTGAACAGAgtttcaatttccctcgtcatccAGGCTTTGTTACTCCCACCTAACTTGCCCTTCACTTGAACAGGAAAATGCCTGCATTCAACTTTTACCATCACACTGTTAATAGCATCCCACTTTCCGGCCGTCCCTTTGCCTGcagcctactccaatcaacttttagAAATCTGCgtcctatttgcatacaaagccctaaacgtgcTTGCCCCCCACTATATCAGAAATCTTCTAacgcaccactctatctccaggtcccctcaggtcggctgacctggggctactgactgtcctgcggtctaggtttaagctcaggggtgacaacgcttttgcagttgcagctcctagactgtggaacagcatccctctccccatcagaactgccccctccatcgactcctttaaacctacttctattccctagcgttcgaggccctctgagggggcgctgtaaactgtttatgtctgtggtgttaggtttgtgtgctattgcatgttcatttttagtacctgcactgatgtacagcactttggtcaacgtgggttgtgtttaaatgtgctatacaaataaacttgacttgaattgacttgcATCTGCCAGTTCTATGAcccgtctgactgtccccctgattaaattttatctctgtttgctttgttgtcttcttcccctcgctaacaatgatctatgctacattttccttgacctccaccccctttgatgtctcgtcttcacgccttgcccttccttatatctgtgcctccctctcccctgactctcagtctgaagaagggtctcgacctgaaaggtcacccatttcttctatccagagatgctgcctggcccactgagttccaggaaaaatgttctggaagttgggggagtccagaaccagcggtttaagaataaggggtaggccatttaggactgagacgaggaaaaactttttccccagagagctgtgaatctgtggaattctctgccacagaagacagtgatggccaattcattggatgttttcaagagggagttagatttagctcttcgggctaaaggaatcaagggatatggggaaaaaaacaggaacggggtactaattttagatgatcggccatgatcatattgaatggtggtgctggctcaaagggccgaatggcccactcctgcacatttttttctatgctattccagcagtttgtacctatcttctaatatcatcaaagttggtcttgccccagttcagaactttaacttgaagaCCAGTCCTGCTCTTATCCGTAACTATAAAGCTAATTTAATTGCGGTCAATGTCCCAAAAGCCTCACCCtccgacacttcagtcacttgctccTCCATATTTCCTGAGAGtcgatcaagctttgccctctgcgTTGTAGGATTCGCTACATATTGGCCCAGgagactttcctgaacacatttgacaaattccatgcGGTCTAAGCCCTTGATGCTATGGCGTTCCTAGTCTATATTCGGAAGGTTACAATTCCCTACTATGTAACAACCTTATTATTCTCGCAACTGCCTGCAACCTCCTGGCATATTAGCTCTTCATCGTGTTGGCTATTTGGCAGCTTGTAGTACACTCTCAACAAGATGATCATCCCCTTTATATTTCTCAGTTCCACCCCTACAGCCTCACTGGACGAATCATCATTAACATCACCCGAAATAATCGGCATGACGATCTCCTTAATCAGTAAAGCAACTGCCCCATTCTCTTTTACCCTCACCTCTATCTCGCCTTCAGCATCTGTACCCTGAAACATTAaagttaatgtgttggaaggaattgagacacaaaagtaactcagcggctcagacagcatctcttgagaaaaggaataggtgacgtttcgggtcgaggcccttcttcagacctgctgagatgctggtttacaccaacgatagacagaaaatgctggaataactcagggggagAAAAGGAATCGTAATTGAATAAAGtaattcaggtctgaagaaaggtcttgaccagaaacgtcatctattccatttctccagagatgctacctgacctgctgagttactccagcattttgtgtttgtccctgaaacattaagctgccagtcctgtcccgccCTTAACCAGACTTCCATAAAGGCTACAACATTCCAGTCGCACGTACCTACCTATCCAGGCCCTGTTCTCATCCGCCTCACCCATCAGGCCTTTTACATTGAAACAGATGCTAATGAATCCAACAGtacttcctcactcccagcttTGCTCCTGCATACAGACATTGCTTTCATCAACCTCTAGCCTGACCTGTATCACTCCTGCTGTGGATCACATCCCACTGCCAATCTAGTTAACAACCAAACCGATCAGCACTAGTAAACATacttgccaggatattggttcccctgtaGTTCAGCTGCAActcatttgactctgcattaaagtttgacaagcaagtcaacgctgtggtaaaagccagcttcttccatcttcgtaccatagctaaaatcaaaccattcctccaatttgacgacattgaaaaaatcatccacgcattcatttcctctcgcctagactactgcaactccctatacactgggatcagccaatcatccctgtcccgcctggaattggtccaaaacgccgcagcgagactcctgacgggtacccgtaaaagggaccacttcaccccgattctggcctctctccactggctcccagtacggtacagaatcaacttcaagctcctcctattcacatagaaAGCCCTAAACCCCCCTATATAAAAAcatttctaacccaccactctatctccaggtccctcaggtcggccgacttggggctactcactatcccgcggtctaggcttaagctcaggggtgaccgcgcttttgcagttgcagctcctagactgtggaacagcatccctctccccatcagatctgccccctccatccactcctttaagtccaggctcaaaacctatttctactccctagcgtttgaggccctctgagggggcgctgtgaattgtttatgtatgtgctgttatgtttgtgtgccattgtatgtttgttcttagtacatgaactgatgtacagcactttggtcaacgtgggttgtttttaaatatgctatacaaataaacttgacttgacgatcCCTCTTCattaggtcacctctgcccctgaacagatcccaatggtccaaacatCTGAATCCCCGCCCCCTGCACTAACTCCTCAGCTGCTCATTCACGTCCTATCTTCCCGTTCTTGCCCTCACTGGCACGTGGCACTGGGAGCAGACCAGAGATTACTACCCTGGAGGTCCCACACTTTAgccttttgcctaactccctgTGTTCACTCCGCAGGGTCTCACCCCTCTTCCTACCTAGGAGGGAGATAAACGGGCGGCAATGGGAAAAGCTGGTGGAAGGAAGAGGTGAGG is from Rhinoraja longicauda isolate Sanriku21f unplaced genomic scaffold, sRhiLon1.1 Scf000839, whole genome shotgun sequence and encodes:
- the LOC144591302 gene encoding zinc finger protein RFP-like, with translation MASLPPLGRLYSEVTCSICLDFFQEPVALECDHNFCRLCISRSWKKGDAFYSCPECREVFKDKRLKPNRKLANIVEGVKELKLDPHQGQPAFYCQWHQERHKLFCLECQGAICIVCSCSSEHQGHVIIPIEEASVFYKGLTPLPT